Part of the Methanomicrobia archaeon genome is shown below.
TCTTTACGCTGGGCATTCTTGATGATCATGATAAAGCGGCACTGAATGAAGCAGATTGGTTACGGAACCGATTGGTGCACGGTTATAATGGCGTGAATGATGCGCTGGCTCTGGAATCAATTCAGGGACTCTTAGTGCCACTGGAGCGTTATGTGAAGAAGGTAGCGGCATGGGTGAAGCAGCGAGCATAACGCAGGATTTCGCATTTCTGGCGGATGACGACGAGATACTTGCCCTGCTCCTCTTCGGCTCAGGTGCACGAACAGGTGCGGACCTGCGGAGCGACCGGGATATCTGTATCGTTGCGCCCGAGCTCTGCGAGCCACGTACCCGACTGGTGCTGTTACGGGCCATTTTCAAACGGCTGGATGTATCAGGGAAGCGTTATGATCTCTGGTTCTT
Proteins encoded:
- a CDS encoding DUF86 domain-containing protein, which translates into the protein MILKDEGKLPQDDYTNIAHLFTLGILDDHDKAALNEADWLRNRLVHGYNGVNDALALESIQGLLVPLERYVKKVAAWVKQRA
- a CDS encoding nucleotidyltransferase domain-containing protein, with amino-acid sequence MGEAASITQDFAFLADDDEILALLLFGSGARTGADLRSDRDICIVAPELCEPRTRLVLLRAIFKRLDVSGKRYDLWFFEELPLYLKIQVIEHHAVICCRDLPALYEYFYFYRRLWGNQKHHQDLEKRELLELLDTV